A genomic stretch from Flavobacterium humidisoli includes:
- a CDS encoding DUF2199 domain-containing protein encodes MYTYKCSCCGEVFDEMPLCFGNEFPAYYFNIPPEEREQRIEYGGSWYYIDEEHFFHRGRLTIPIIDYHEDLVFNVWTTISEDNFCLRMDLWEDPNRVNQEPYFGWMQTNVPTYGKTLSLKSIAIEQGLGLIPEIKMIEENHPLTIDQENGITLEKAIAIVDEIMKIQHSKT; translated from the coding sequence ATGTATACCTACAAATGTTCTTGCTGCGGAGAGGTTTTTGATGAAATGCCTTTGTGTTTTGGAAATGAATTTCCTGCTTATTATTTTAACATTCCGCCCGAAGAAAGAGAACAAAGAATTGAATACGGAGGAAGCTGGTATTACATTGATGAAGAACATTTTTTTCATCGTGGCAGATTAACTATTCCGATTATAGATTATCATGAAGATTTGGTTTTTAATGTATGGACTACAATAAGTGAAGATAATTTTTGTTTACGAATGGATTTATGGGAAGATCCAAACCGAGTAAATCAAGAACCTTATTTTGGCTGGATGCAGACCAACGTGCCTACCTATGGCAAAACTTTATCTTTAAAATCGATTGCAATTGAACAAGGTTTAGGACTAATTCCAGAAATAAAAATGATCGAAGAAAATCATCCTTTGACGATAGATCAAGAAAACGGAATTACATTAGAAAAAGCCATTGCTATTGTCGATGAAATAATGAAAATACAGCACAGTAAAACCTAA
- a CDS encoding TMEM143 family protein, whose protein sequence is MTREHYIPFNKEFLLEQQISAFAENPEKASDFKKLFEIIEHYYHYESFNLNRNLKQHYALYDPDLSEKEREQFINKSSFPVFKETLLKVLERGNYYRINQAALDEAFNESDLVGLNLAIDFNAFKDFELYARGHHKAKEKVKKYFFWTKEVEIEYYDRVLIYLNYSDADYLKEKKVKLGKMPIDPGSIALKIFKRVPKNDLETVFPNAIPKMSLKDKLLLWVPGVFGGLSLLSAKVIPALINMYEAYQTGETIDLLNSKTSLNQGLIALGILGAYCFRQYNNFINKKIRYSKTLSDSLYFKNVGNNSGAFYSLLNSSEEEALKETILAYTFLHESEKSLTAEELDNQIESWFKTKLNTDLDFDVNDALLKLKSIGLGIETNGKWNVIRLHEALVAIDELWDNVFQYNQKVDSLKN, encoded by the coding sequence ATGACTAGAGAACATTATATTCCATTCAATAAAGAATTCTTACTGGAACAGCAAATTTCAGCTTTTGCCGAAAATCCAGAAAAGGCTAGCGATTTTAAGAAATTGTTCGAAATCATCGAACATTATTATCATTACGAATCTTTTAATCTTAATCGAAATCTAAAACAGCATTATGCACTTTATGATCCAGATTTAAGTGAAAAAGAACGGGAGCAATTTATCAATAAAAGCAGTTTTCCTGTTTTTAAAGAAACACTTCTTAAAGTTTTAGAGCGTGGCAATTACTACAGAATCAATCAGGCAGCATTAGACGAAGCCTTTAACGAATCTGATTTGGTGGGTCTGAATCTTGCTATTGATTTTAATGCTTTTAAAGATTTTGAACTCTACGCGCGCGGGCATCATAAAGCAAAAGAAAAAGTCAAAAAATATTTTTTCTGGACTAAAGAAGTTGAGATTGAATATTACGATCGTGTTCTTATTTACCTAAATTACAGCGATGCAGATTACCTTAAAGAAAAGAAAGTCAAATTGGGCAAAATGCCAATCGATCCAGGTTCTATTGCATTAAAGATCTTTAAACGTGTTCCTAAGAATGATCTCGAAACGGTTTTTCCAAATGCCATTCCGAAAATGTCTTTGAAGGATAAACTATTGCTTTGGGTTCCGGGTGTTTTTGGTGGGCTTTCTCTATTAAGTGCCAAAGTGATTCCTGCTCTAATTAATATGTACGAAGCTTATCAAACAGGCGAAACAATCGATCTCTTAAACAGTAAAACTTCTTTAAATCAAGGTTTAATTGCGCTTGGAATTTTAGGAGCATACTGTTTCCGTCAATACAACAATTTTATAAACAAAAAAATCCGATATTCTAAAACACTTTCAGACAGCTTGTATTTTAAGAATGTCGGAAACAACAGCGGGGCTTTCTATTCTTTATTAAACTCTTCTGAAGAAGAAGCTTTAAAAGAAACGATTCTCGCTTATACTTTTTTGCACGAAAGTGAAAAATCTTTAACCGCCGAAGAGCTAGACAATCAAATAGAATCTTGGTTTAAAACCAAACTAAATACCGATTTGGATTTTGATGTAAACGATGCTTTATTAAAATTAAAAAGCATTGGTTTAGGAATAGAAACTAACGGAAAATGGAATGTCATTCGGCTCCATGAAGCACTTGTTGCCATTGACGAATTATGGGATAATGTTTTTCAGTATAACCAAAAAGTTGATTCTTTAAAAAATTAA
- a CDS encoding LytR/AlgR family response regulator transcription factor, producing the protein MALTYRCLIIDDESPAHKALISHISKFDELEHSGSAFNGMEAIKLLNENQYDIIFLDINMPVISGVELMELQPNRPLTIVTTAYSDFALSAYQNDAIDYLMKPISFDKFSKAIEKAKTYHSGNNLKKENSTDEKVLSYRSNGQIIETPLSDILYIESLGNYMKLYNCKLKSPIVIYGSLASISAEIDCAHFVQVHRSYIVNTTKISAVTTKNLTMSNGDIIPVGRKYQILLNNLPMR; encoded by the coding sequence ATGGCACTTACCTACCGCTGTCTGATAATTGATGACGAATCGCCGGCACACAAGGCCCTGATTTCGCACATTTCAAAATTTGACGAACTGGAACATTCTGGAAGCGCTTTTAACGGTATGGAAGCCATAAAACTGCTCAACGAAAACCAATACGATATTATTTTTCTCGACATTAATATGCCTGTAATTTCGGGTGTAGAATTAATGGAGCTGCAACCCAATCGCCCGCTCACGATTGTCACAACCGCTTATTCTGATTTTGCACTTTCGGCCTACCAAAACGATGCTATCGATTATTTAATGAAACCCATTTCGTTTGATAAATTCTCAAAGGCAATAGAAAAAGCCAAAACGTATCATTCTGGAAATAACCTTAAAAAAGAAAACAGCACCGACGAAAAAGTGCTTTCTTACCGCTCCAACGGACAAATAATTGAAACGCCTCTTTCTGATATTTTATACATCGAAAGTCTAGGCAATTACATGAAACTCTACAACTGCAAATTAAAATCTCCTATTGTTATTTACGGTTCGCTTGCGAGTATAAGCGCCGAAATTGATTGTGCGCATTTTGTACAAGTTCACAGATCTTATATTGTAAATACCACTAAAATTTCTGCTGTTACGACCAAAAATCTTACGATGTCTAATGGCGATATTATTCCTGTGGGAAGAAAGTATCAGATTCTGCTAAACAATTTGCCAATGAGATAA
- a CDS encoding sensor histidine kinase: MSQADKDIMNFKSELSFLKQQLNPHFLLNAMNNLYGEALAEPDKVPDRILNLSDMLRYQIEASKKDFVSMEEEIAFIKKYIEYYTFRNERLAVTQNIEGLHGQIEIPPLFFLPLVENAVKFSAETIEPFINLDLKVQCRGVIFTLKNNYLDSGSRLSSTGIGIENLKRRLEVYGLKHNLSCKKDKNIFTVKLTIWHLPTAV; this comes from the coding sequence ATGAGTCAGGCTGATAAAGACATTATGAATTTTAAGTCTGAGCTTTCTTTTTTAAAACAGCAGCTGAATCCGCATTTTTTACTGAATGCAATGAATAATCTTTATGGAGAAGCCCTTGCAGAACCAGACAAAGTTCCTGATCGAATCCTAAATCTTTCAGACATGCTGCGCTACCAAATTGAAGCTTCTAAAAAAGATTTTGTTTCTATGGAAGAAGAAATCGCCTTTATTAAAAAATATATCGAATATTATACCTTTAGAAACGAAAGGCTCGCTGTAACACAAAACATTGAAGGTCTGCATGGTCAAATTGAGATTCCGCCTTTGTTTTTTCTGCCTTTGGTTGAAAATGCTGTCAAGTTTTCTGCCGAAACAATAGAGCCGTTTATCAATCTAGATTTGAAAGTACAATGCCGAGGCGTTATTTTTACATTAAAAAACAATTATCTCGATTCGGGTTCGCGACTTTCGAGCACAGGAATCGGAATTGAAAATCTAAAAAGACGTTTGGAAGTTTATGGCTTAAAACACAATTTGAGCTGTAAAAAAGATAAAAATATATTTACCGTAAAATTGACCATATGGCACTTACCTACCGCTGTCTGA